The genomic interval ATTTTCCATTTTTGTTTACCTCAAAGGCTGGTGACAATGGATCATTGGAGGCTTGCACGGGCTCCAGGTTGGCTGTCTTAAAGGCTTTTCCTTTGGGAAGCATAAAGAACAAAGGTTGCCCTTCATGCTCTACCATTAGTTTCTTTAGTTTGGGATGCAGGTATTCACGGATCAGCGCCTTGGTCTCATCGGCCAGGTCCTCATCCTCCTGTTGAATGATATTTTCCCAGATTCCGGAGAAAGGTGAGTTCCGGCTTATGTATTTATTGATCTCGGTATCCTGCAATTTGCGCAGCATGGCAAATAATTGCTGGTCATACTCCGACAGGTCATTTACCTCGACATATTTGGTAAGATCGAGTTTTTCTACTTTATCGGTCAGGGAAATGGATTCATCATCCGCTTCGCCCCGAATCACATCCACCGAAAAATAGGGGTAGTTCTTTTTATTTAAATTAAAAACAACACCCAAGCGTTTGGAGGGGCCTTGTACCACCACAGGTTTCTCCGGTTCGGGGGCGGTTTCTTCCTGTACAGGTACGGGACGTGGCGCCGGTGCCGCAGGAACGGCATTTACCCGCTTGATCGTGGGGTCAAGTAAACGCAGAAAGGGTTTGCCTTCTTTATAGGTGAACTCAAATTTTCCTTCCAGGTCATCCTCAAGAGAATAACCATAAAGTTCAAGCAGTTTGTTCTTTTCCTTATCCCAGTTACGGATGCTGTCAAAATAATGCGCGCCATGACCGGATAACAATTGCAAAAAGACGATCACTTTGGGTAAACAAAGCGGATGATCTTCATCCACATATTCACAACTGGTATCAAAATTCTTTTCCTCGTTCTTTCTGATCACCACTTTATAATCCTTGCCTTCCAGGGTGACAGTGGCTTTTACCATCTCATCCTTGGCATAATCGATCGTGGCCTTATTCGTGCGTAAATAGGTTTCGGCGGTGTTCAGTGTTTCCTGTGAGCAGAGCAACCGGATGGTTTTCATCTCAATCGTCTTCATCTTTACCACGGTATGCCGTTGATCGTATACCGAGCCCCCTGTTTTCAGGAGGTTCTTGTCGATCATCTCCTGTAAAGAAAAAAGCGAAGCCGCCTCGTGGCGGCAGATATCCCCCAGGTTATAAGGGCAGGCGCAACGCAGCGATACATGCTGCGCATCGTTTATCTTTTGAATATATACTTTGTAGTAAGTAGCATAGGTATCATCTTTCACCCGGAACACGGCCGAGCCAAAGAGATCGTCATACTCTACTAATTCCACAAAACCTACCGCATGGATCTTCTTGCCGCGACGTATCACTTCATCAGTTCCATGGGTGTACACATACTTAATCAGATGGGGTAAGGCCATAGGGATAAATTCCTAATATCAATGCACAGTTTCAAAAATGGACAATCTGCAAAAGTAAAGGAATAGAATCCGGATTTCCTCTCTTAAATGAAAGAAAATATTTATTCGTGAGAATTAAAAAATAGCGGGGAAAATGGTGTACCTTTGCGGATTTTTTTTGCGCCCCCTTTGTGTTTCCTTCGTGTTCTTTGTGCTCCCTTCGTGTCCTTCGTGACCTCCTACGCCAGTCTTGCGTAAGAGGTCACAAAGGACACAAAGAAGGCACGAAGGACACGAAGTTTAGGAGTGTACTACGAGCTTTCCATCTTTATACACCGGTAATACATCCGCTCCACCCGGTGTCAGACAATACTTAATATCTTTCTCCAGCCCGAAGTTCATTAACCGATGATAATGCGATGCATCATTCTTCTTCATAAACCCAAACAAGTCCTTCTTCGCACGTGCATAGGTAGATTGCGCCAGGTGCGATGAATCACAATTGATGCTAAAATTCTTTCCGATCGCTTCGATCACTGCGCCGGCAAATAACATATCCTCCATATTCACCCGGTCCTTCCAGGCCGCGCAACCAAGAATCACATTCTGTTTACGTTCACCGAGGTAATTACAAACAGATTGCAGATTGGGAAAAGAACCCGTGATGATCTCCTGAGCGCCTTTTTCCAGGGCCATGTGAAGTAAGCGTGTCCCATTGGTGGTGGTTAATACAAGCGTCCTTCCTCCAATGAAATCACGGGGATATTCAAACGGTGAATTGCCATATTCCAATCCCTCGGCAATTTGTCCATCCCGTTCACCGGCAGTGATCCCTTCGATCTGTCTACCGATCTCGATACAACGACTTACCGAATCCACAGGGATCACGGATTTAGCGCCATTGTATAAGGCCGTAGCGATGGTAGAGGTAGCACGCAGCACATCAATGATCACCACAATGCTGTTGGTAACATCGTATAAATGGAGCAGGGCAGGGGATAGAGCAGTATATAAGGTGGGTTTTTTCTCCATGGTAGTTCGGTGGTTCAGTCCCTGGTTTCCGCCTGTCTCCGGATCTTTTGATTCCTTTCTTCGAGTTGGCGGGTCAGGTGCTTGTAAAGATAAATCCTGTCCCAGATCTTTCCGAGTACCCCATAGGGTGCCTCGTAGTCGAAATAATCGATCAGGATGGTCCCGTTATCACAGGGTTTCAGAAAGCGTTCATGTTTCATCTGGTATTTGGCGGTCCATTCCCGGGGCACATCGATCCCTTTGCTAATGGTATAAACCCTTTGCTCGGGGGCAGCGATAAATGTGGTTAAATGAATCCGGGGCATATTCTGTGGTTAGAACCGGTTTGGCTTGTCAAAAATCATTCCCAATTACCCAAATATCAGGCAAAGGGTAGTTTCACCACCCGGGCGCTTAAAAGTTTGTCCCTTACCGCTACAAATACCTCCGATCCGGGGGCAGCATGTGCACTTGCCACATAACCCAGGCCAATGGCCTTTTGCAGGGAGGGAGATTGGGTACCCGAGGTCACATGCCCGATCTCCTGGCCATTCGCGTCCTTGATCAGGTATCCATGACGGGGAATGCCTTTGTCGATCATTTCAAAACCAACCAGCTTTCGGGACACACCCTCCTGTTTCTGTTTTTCAAAAGCGGGACGGGAAGTAAAATCCTTGGTGAATTTGGTGATCCAACCCAGACCAGCTTCGAGGGGACTGGTAGTATCATCAATATCGTTTCCATATAAACAATACCCCATTTCAAGACGCAGGGTATCGCGGGCACCGAGGCCAATGGGTTTAATGCCGGATGCCTTACCGGCTTCAAAGATGGCCTCCCAGATAATATTGGCGGCATTGTCCTTGTCTTCAAAATAGATCTCTACTCCACCTGCACCGGTATATCCTGTTGCGCTCACCAGTACATTTTCCACCCCGGCAAACTTCCCTTTTACAAACGTGTAGTACTTCAGGTTCATGATGTCCATCTCCGTCAGCGGTTGCAGGATACGTGTGGCATTGGGACCTTGTATCGCAAGCAGACAGGTCTTATCAGAGATATTATGCATCTCCACCCCTTCAGTATTAAAACGGCTGATCCAGTTCCAGTCTTTTTCAATATTGCTGGCATTCACCACCAGCATGTACACTTTATTTTCTTCCACACAATA from Chitinophagales bacterium carries:
- a CDS encoding 2-phosphosulfolactate phosphatase, translated to MEKKPTLYTALSPALLHLYDVTNSIVVIIDVLRATSTIATALYNGAKSVIPVDSVSRCIEIGRQIEGITAGERDGQIAEGLEYGNSPFEYPRDFIGGRTLVLTTTNGTRLLHMALEKGAQEIITGSFPNLQSVCNYLGERKQNVILGCAAWKDRVNMEDMLFAGAVIEAIGKNFSINCDSSHLAQSTYARAKKDLFGFMKKNDASHYHRLMNFGLEKDIKYCLTPGGADVLPVYKDGKLVVHS
- the gcvT gene encoding glycine cleavage system aminomethyltransferase GcvT is translated as MKNTPFTDKHIALGAKMAPFAGYNMPISYSGINDEHAAVRKNAGVFDVSHMGEFILKGPKALDLIQRVTTNDASKLTAGKAQYSCLPNEEGGIVDDLIVYCVEENKVYMLVVNASNIEKDWNWISRFNTEGVEMHNISDKTCLLAIQGPNATRILQPLTEMDIMNLKYYTFVKGKFAGVENVLVSATGYTGAGGVEIYFEDKDNAANIIWEAIFEAGKASGIKPIGLGARDTLRLEMGYCLYGNDIDDTTSPLEAGLGWITKFTKDFTSRPAFEKQKQEGVSRKLVGFEMIDKGIPRHGYLIKDANGQEIGHVTSGTQSPSLQKAIGLGYVASAHAAPGSEVFVAVRDKLLSARVVKLPFA